One part of the Prunus persica cultivar Lovell chromosome G5, Prunus_persica_NCBIv2, whole genome shotgun sequence genome encodes these proteins:
- the LOC18777372 gene encoding uncharacterized protein LOC18777372, with amino-acid sequence MLRLAAKRLLQGGRLGSHEAQSPAVLSLTRFYHERVVDHYDNPRNVGSFDKHDPTVGTGLVGAPACGDVMKLQIKVDDSTGKIVDACFKTFGCGSAIASSSVATEWVKGKQMEEVLTIKNTEIAKHLSLPPVKLHCSMLAEDAIKAAVKDYQAKQTKSNGSTEATPVEKAANA; translated from the exons ATGTTGAGGCTTGCGGCGAAGAGACTTCTCCAAGGGGGGCGGCTAGGGTCACATGAGGCTCAGTCACCGGCGGTCCTGAGCCTGACACGTTTTTACCATGAGAGGGTGGTGGACCACTACGATAACCCGCGCAACGTCGGTTCGTTCGACAAGCATGATCCTACCGTGGGCACGGGACTCGTCGGTGCGCCCGCTTGTGGCGATGTGATGAAGCTCCAGATTAAGGTCGATGACAGCACGGGAAAGATTGTTGATGCTTGCTTCAAGACCTTTGGCTGTGGATCGGCCATTGCCTCTTCTTCTGTCG CTACTGAATGGGTGAAGGGGAAACAAATGGAGGAAGTCTTGACTATTAAGAACAC AGAGATTGCAAAacatctttctcttcctcctgTTAAGCTTCACTGTAGCATGCTCGCTGAGGATGCTATCAAGGCAGCTGTTAAAGATTATCAGGCCAagcaaaccaaatcaaatggCAGTACAGAGGCAACTCCTGTTGAGAAGGCTGCTaatgcttga
- the LOC18776526 gene encoding pantothenate kinase 2 — MASLTEDPVLGINDIKEREEENEKGNTQVVKTEEVGQSERDMASATGSSIHRSGSRPQLDLSKAAIQGNFEERDPTILLPNQSDDLSHLALDIGGSLIKLVYFSRHEDQSIDDKRKKTLKERLGISNGNRRSYPILGGRLHFVKFETNKINECLDFIYSKQLHRGGMDARIWNPDAPTNENAVIKATGGGAYKFADLFKERLGVSLDKEDEMNCLVSGANFLLKAIRHEAFTHMEGHKEFVQIDQNELFPYLLVNIGSGVSMIKVDGDGKFQRISGTNVGGGTYWGLGRLLTKCKSFDELLELSQLGDNRTIDMLVGDIYGGMDYSKIGLSASTIASSFGKAISENKELEDYSPEDISLSLLRMISYNIGQISYLNALRFGLKRIFFGGFFIRGHAYTMDTISFAVQFWSKGDAQAMFLRHEGFLGALGAFMSYEKHGLDDLMVHHLVERFPMGAPYTGGKIHGPPLGDLNEKISWMEKFVRKGTEITAPVPMAPTGTTGLGGFEVPSSKGGTLRSDASALNIGVLHLVPTLEVFPLLADPKTYEPNTIDLSDHGELEYWFTVLSEHLPDLVDKAVASEGGTDDAKRRGDAFARAFSAHLARLMEEPAAYGKLGLANLLELREECLREFQFVDAYRSIKQRENEASLAVLADLLMELDSMTEETRLLTLIEGVLAANIFDWGSRACVDLYHKGTIIEIYRMSRNKMQRPWRVDDFDVFKERMLGSGDKKPRPHKRALLFVDNSGADVILGMLPLARELLRRGTEVVLVANSLPALNDVTAMELPEIVAEAAKHCDILRRAAEAGGLLVDAMVSTLDDSKGHSSSVPLMVVENGCGSPCIDLRQVSSELAAAAKEADLIILEGMGRALHTNFNARFKCDALKLAMVKNQRLAEKLIKGNIYNCVCRYEPLS; from the exons ATGGCTAGTCTAACAGAGGACCCAGTTCTTGGAATTAACGatataaaagagagagaggaagaaaatgagaaaggaAATACTCAAGTGGTTAAAACAGAAGAGGTTGGTCAAAGTGAGAGAGATATGGCTTCGGCAACCGGAAGTTCGATTCACCGGTCGGGTTCTCGGCCTCAGTTAGACCTCAGCAAAGCTGCTATTCAAGGGAACTTTGAAGAGAGGGACCCCACTATTCTTCTGCCTAATCAGTCTGATGACTTATCTCATTTGGCTTTGGACATAGGAG GATCTCTCATCAAGTTAGTGTATTTTTCTAGACATGAAGACCAATCAATTGATGataaaaggaagaaaactTTGAAGGAGAGATTGGGAATATCCAATGGTAATAGGAGAAGCTACCCAATTCTTGGTGGGAGGCTTCATTTTGTGAAGTTTGAGACGAACAAGATTAACGAGTGCTTAGACTTCATCTATTCTAAGCAGCTTCACCGTGGTG GAATGGATGCTCGGATCTGGAATCCTGATGCCCCAACCAATGAAAATGCTGTAATCAAG GCCACAGGTGGTGGGGCATACAAGTTTGCAGACCTCTTCAAGGAAAGGCTTGGGGTTAGTCTTGACAAAGAAGACGAAATGAATTGTCTTGTCTCTGGAGCAAATTTTTTACTCAAG GCAATTCGTCATGAAGCTTTCACGCATATGGAGGGTCATAAAGAGTTTGTGCAGATTGACCAAAATGAATTATTCCCGTATCTTCTAGTCAATATTGGGTCCGGTGTTAGTATGATTAAG GTTGATGGAGATGGCAAATTTCAGAGGATAAGTGGAACAAATGTTGGTGGTGGTACTTATTGGGGCTTGGGAAGGCTGTTAACAAAGTGCAAAAG TTTTGATGAGTTGTTAGAGCTCAGTCAACTGGGAGATAATAGGACTATAGACATGCTTGTTGGGGACATTTATGGTGGTATGGACTACTCAAAG ATTGGTCTCTCTGCATCAACCATCGCTTCAAGTTTTGGGAAAGCTATTTCAGAAAACAAGGAGCTCGAGGACTACAGTCCTGAAGATATATCCCTATCTCTCTTACGAATGATTTCTTATAATATTGGGCAG ATATCTTATCTAAATGCACTACGATTTGGTCTCAAGCGAATATTTTTTGGAGGTTTTTTTATAAGGGGTCATGCTTATACCATGGACACTATCTCTTTTGCGGTTCAGTTCTG GTCAAAAGGGGATGCACAAGCAATGTTCTTAAGACATGAAGGGTTTCTGGGAGCTTTAGGTGCATTTATGAGCTATGAAAAGCATGGTCTTGATGACTTGATGGTCCATCACTTAGTTGAAAGGTTTCCAATGGGCGCACCATATACAGGAGGAAAGATTCATGGTCCACCACTCGGGGATTTGAATGAGAAG ATTTCATGGATGGAGAAGTTTGTTCGGAAGGGGACTGAGATTACTGCTCCAGTACCTATGGCTCCAACTGGAACTACTGGACTTGGAGGCTTTGAAGTTCCTTCCTCCAAAGGGGGTACTCTACGTTCTGATGCAAGTGCTTTAAACATTGGGGTTCTACATCTTGTACCCACTTTGGAAGTCTTTCCATTATTGGCGGACCCAAAAAC GTATGAGCCTAACACTATCGATCTCTCAGATCACGGCGAGTTAGA GTATTGGTTTACTGTGCTGTCAGAGCATCTACCTGATCTCGTTGATAAG GCAGTGGCAAGTGAAGGTGGAACAGATGATGCTAAAAGAAGGGGTGATGCTTTTGCTCGTGCTTTTTCTGCTCACTTGGCACG GTTGATGGAGGAGCCTGCTGCATATGGAAAGTTAGGGTTGGCCAATCTATTGGAACTGAGAGAAGAATGCTTGAGGGAGTTCCAATTTGTTGATGCCTATAGAAGTATAAAACAGAG GGAAAATGAGGCATCACTTGCTGTTTTAGCTGATCTGCTGATGGAGCTTGATAGTATGACTGAG GAAACAAGACTGCTTACCCTTATTGAAGGTGTTCTTGCTGCAAACATTTTTGACTGGGGATCTCGTGCCTGTGTGGATCTCTATCACAAAGGAACGATTATTGAAATTTACAGAATGAGCCGCAATAAGATGCAAAGACCTTGGCGG GTGGATGATTTTGACGTTTTCAAAGAGAGAATGTTGGGATCTGGAGATAAGAAACCTCGTCCACATAAAAGAGCTTTGCTATTTGTGGATAACTCAGGTGCTGACGTTATTCTAGGAATGCTGCCCCTAGCACGGGAACTTCTCCGACGTGGAACGGAA GTTGTTTTGGTTGCCAACTCCCTTCCAGCTCTAAATGATGTAACTGCTATGGAGCTTCCTGAAATTGTTGCTGAAGCTGCCAAG CATTGTGACATTCTTCGCAGAGCTGCTGAAGCGGGAGGCTTACTTGTGGATGCAATGGTTAGCACTCTAGATGATTCTAAAGGACATTCATCTTCAGTTCCGTTGATGGTTGTTGAGAATGGTTGTGGCAGTCCTTGCATAGACTTACGGCAGGTTAGCTCTGAGCTAGCTGCTGCTGCGAAAGAGGCTGATTTG ATTATCTTGGAAGGGATGGGCAGAGCTCTTCATACCAACTTCAATGCAAGGTTTAAATGTGATGCTTTAAAG CTTGCAATGGTGAAGAATCAAAGGTTGGCAGAAAAATTGATCAAAGGGAACATATACAACTGTGTGTGCCGATATGAACCACTAAGCTAA
- the LOC18777200 gene encoding uncharacterized protein LOC18777200: MRLVALARSFRARPTLPETTGPLQFRCFQPDFAPRDPDAKPKKYKYPAFYDPYGPRPPPSDKIIQLAERIAALAPEERCQLGPTLGERLRLPKLQPISTEGLDLGSQGGPAGASKAEEKKVEKTAFDVKLEKFDTAAKIKVIKEVRTFTSLGLKEAKDLVEKVPCVLKQGVTKEEANDIIEKIKAAGGVAVME; encoded by the coding sequence ATGAGGCTTGTTGCACTTGCCAGATCTTTTCGTGCCCGGCCCACTCTCCCTGAAACAACTGGTCCTTTGCAGTTTCGTTGCTTCCAACCTGATTTTGCTCCAAGGGATCCCGATGCCaagccaaaaaaatacaaatatccGGCATTCTATGATCCATATGGCCCTAGACCTCCACCCTCAGATAAAATCATTCAGCTCGCCGAGCGAATTGCAGCACTGGCCCCTGAAGAACGCTGCCAACTTGGTCCTACTCTTGGTGAGAGGCTAAGGCTTCCCAAGTTGCAGCCCATATCAACAGAAGGCTTGGACTTGGGTTCACAGGGAGGGCCAGCTGGTGCGTCAAAGGCTGAAGAGAAGAAGGTGGAAAAAACAGCGTTTGATGTGAAATTGGAGAAGTTTGATACAGCTGCAAAGATCAAGGTAATCAAGGAAGTCAGGACCTTTACCAGTCTGGGATTAAAGGAGGCTAAGGATCTCGTTGAAAAGGTACCCTGTGTCCTTAAACAAGGGGTTACCAAAGAGGAAGCAAATGAcataattgagaaaataaaggCTGCTGGAGGAGTTGCTGTTATGGAGTAG
- the LOC109949177 gene encoding serine/threonine-protein kinase ATM: protein MENPRTPETLEAQNPSGKTLEEGSGLLEWSENCTGLESFSDILGGSGERVNVTGNDVGLGTVEVAAQVLEAEKGTLDGIKGGDLELGVDSMSGVLNSCVKGVGAEEVVLVNGESDGDNEAQMGSKQLQPDKEKDVQMGSVEPQSDGSLEGLGGDESKKDGDQKMAEDDGMNEDKALGPNGIDTASKKIEVSGEGISLFVDFSGPPPGFNENDLHVTSFPGYESKENLEEFGDDEQENSIDYQDYDFAVGDIIWVKTKTQTWWPGKIYDPVDASKYGASDEQGGCQLVGYFGMSHVAWCHPYQLKPFYEYFEQMSGQNKARIFLGAVEKALEEFGRRVKLNMTCMCVLKENRLSVGGAASDEGVPMLERKSGELGEFTITHFNSAEFLAHLKNLAQVVSSVGMLDFTVTRNQLSAFYRSIGHSQLPMHLLQETNYARDVSHYSLMAASNADIQVGHEDTELGEVFLKSTPLTTLQKRSKVKVLHQETNEGNAVLVNCFDGDNGADKGFISGLKSRKRKMKRDSEVEHESEAFDVGNGDGANEGMIEKGMESRERKKSRYLSYPYINWEQKGLLAEMDDGKVLKATHEGVAANTDAGQSSGLPSNFKCSGEKFWRKWYRRLTGVSSISGNSNLKDASSANLLSEVYSAAVDCLYPNENKTFDSVGWFFSRFRISAFHDESICETYGNSMAGQDEDKDAKPCLLGSGQNEAKCEPKKKKKANLKHPEGKDSASLPCLDQITTTAKKEKKRGRANLGKLKTKSLSGLSDVNISISADNFLGQDSLDISPLMPCGKPKQKKSKMEERASPVCLQTKQTTGIPDLNGNNLVPSLLVDDRQAIGHAASEGKVELEKGLGNETASEPSKPNIIAGFVDTNGNNVKPGTLVVDLRISPQALSCLDSKQVTGLLSAESRPVQKKRKRKEKAEAKHPADGIPDLNGNSAECNSLGKEFQESNGLAPPIKPERKKRRRKGEATTIQRKLDMNHGQAQITEKALGTALLLTFSPGVPMPSKDDLISTFCRFGPLKESETQLLKDPGSAQVVFMENADAGEAFRSLEKNNPFGANLDSYKLFHLPSVSRVLETGWSLPTSLSSPTMPGKAPRLDFIRQNLQMMTSMLETSGDNLSPEMRANLECEIKSLLQKVSSMTGSSSS, encoded by the coding sequence ATGGAGAACCCTAGGACTCCAGAAACCCTAGAAGCTCAAAACCCAAGTGGTAAAACCCTAGAAGAGGGTTCTGGGTTGTTAGAGTGGAGTGAAAACTGTACTGGGTTAGAATCTTTTTCTGACATTTTGGGAGGTAGTGGGGAAAGAGTGAATGTTACTGGTAATGATGTTGGACTTGGCACTGTGGAAGTGGCAGCTCAAGTGTTAGAAGCTGAGAAAGGAACTCTAGATGGTATAAAAGGAGGAGATTTGGAATTGGGTGTGGATTCGATGTCTGGTGTTTTAAACAGTTGCGTGAAAGGCGTGGGGGCTGAGGAGGTTGTTTTGGTTAATGGTGAGTCTGATGGAGACAATGAGGCTCAAATGGGCTCTAAGCAGTTGCAACCAGATAAGGAAAAAGATGTTCAAATGGGTTCAGTGGAGCCACAATCAGATGGGAGCTTAGAGGGCTTGGGTGGAGATGAGAGTAAAAAGGATGGAGATCAGAAGATGGCTGAAGATGATGGCATGAATGAAGACAAAGCATTGGGACCAAATGGGATTGATACAGCTAGCAAGAAGATAGAAGTTTCTGGTGAAGGTATATCGCTGTTTGTGGATTTTAGTGGGCCTCCACCAGGATTTAATGAAAATGATCTTCATGTGACAAGTTTTCCTGGGTATGAAAGCAAGGAAAATCTAGAAGAATTTGGAGATGATGAACAGGAGAACAGTATTGATTATCAAGATTATGATTTTGCTGTGGGTGatattatatgggttaaaacCAAAACTCAGACATGGTGGCCGGGGAAAATTTATGATCCTGTAGATGCATCAAAGTATGGTGCGAGCGATGAACAAGGGGGTTGTCAACTTGTTGGATATTTTGGGATGAGTCATGTTGCATGGTGCCATCCTTACCAACTAAAACCTTTTTATGAGTACTTTGAACAGATGTCAGGGCAGAACAAGGCTAGAATATTCCTTGGAGCCGTAGAGAAGGCTCTCGAAGAGTTTGGTCGGCGTGTAAAATTGAATATGACTTGTATGTgtgttttgaaagaaaatcgCCTCTCAGTTGGTGGTGCAGCATCTGATGAAGGAGTTCCAATGCTTGAGCGCAAATCTGGTGAACTTGGTGAATTTACAATTACTCATTTTAATTCTGCAGAGTTTCTTGCACATCTCAAAAATCTTGCACAAGTTGTTTCATCGGTTGGAATGCTTGATTTTACTGTCACACGAAATCAATTATCAGCCTTCTACCGCTCCATAGGTCACAGCCAGCTGCCTATGCATCTACTCCAGGAGACAAATTATGCTAGAGACGTTTCTCATTACAGTTTAATGGCTGCAAGTAATGCTGACATTCAGGTTGGACATGAAGATACTGAGTTAGGTGAAGTGTTCTTGAAAAGCACACCATTAACTACTTTGCAGAAGCGATCAAAGGTTAAAGTTTTACATCAAGAGACGAATGAAGGGAATGCAGTTTTAGtcaattgttttgatgggGACAATGGTGCTGATAAAGGTTTCATCTCAGGTTTAAAATCCaggaagagaaagatgaagagGGATTCTGAAGTTGAACATGAGAGCGAGGCTTTCGATGTAGGAAATGGTGATGGTGCGAATGAGGGAATGATTGAAAAAGGCATGGAGTCAAGAGAACGGAAGAAGAGCAGGTACTTGTCTTACCCATACATAAACTGGGAGCAGAAAGGATTGCTTGCTGAAATGGATGATGGCAAAGTTTTGAAAGCTACTCATGAAGGTGTCGCTGCAAATACTGATGCTGGCCAATCTAGTGGGCTGCCTTCTAATTTTAAATGTAGCGGTGAGAAGTTCTGGAGAAAATGGTATAGAAGGCTTACAGGTGTAAGTAGCATATCTGGTAATTCAAACTTAAAAGATGCATCTTCTGCTAACTTGCTTTCTGAAGTCTACTCTGCTGCTGTCGACTGCCTATATCCAAACGAAAACAAGACATTTGATTCAGTTGGCTGGTTTTTTTCTAGATTCAGGATCTCGGCATTCCATGACGAATCTATTTGTGAAACCTATGGTAACAGTATGGCTGGTCAGGATGAGGATAAAGATGCTAAAccctgcctgttgggtagtgGTCAGAATGAGGCAAAAtgtgaacccaaaaaaaagaaaaaggctaaTCTGAAGCATCCAGAGGGTAAAGATTCTGCCAGCCTGCCGTGTTTAGATCAAATCACCACAACtgctaaaaaagaaaagaaaaggggacgagcaaatttgggaaaattgaAGACTAAATCCCTTTCCGGGCTATCAGATGTGAATATAAGCATTTCCGCTGATAACTTTTTGGGGCAAGATTCCTTGGATATAAGTCCTCTCATGCCTTGTGGTAAACCtaagcaaaagaaaagcaagatGGAGGAACGAGCAAGTCCAGTGTGTCTGCAGACTAAACAAACCACTGGCATACCAGATTTGAATGGGAACAATCTTGTACCTAGCCTTCTCGTGGATGATCGACAGGCTATTGGCCATGCTGCTTCTGAAGGAAAAGTTGAGTTAGAAAAGGGGTTAGGGAATGAAACTGCTTCGGAGCCTTCAAAGCCTAATATCATTGCTGGCTTTGTAGATACGAATGGAAACAATGTGAAACCTGGTACCTTGGTGGTAGATTTGCGGATATCTCCTCAAGCTTTGTCATGTCTAGACTCTAAACAGGTCACCGGCCTGCTCTCAGCTGAAAGTAGGCCTGtacagaaaaagagaaagagaaaggagaaagcAGAAGCAAAGCATCCAGCTGATGGTATTCCAGATTTGAATGGAAATAGTGCTGAATGCAACTCATTGGGAAAGGAATTCCAGGAGTCCAATGGCCTTGCACCTCCAATTAAACCTGAGcggaagaagaggaggagaaaaGGAGAAGCTACTACTATACAGAGGAAACTGGATATGAATCATGGTCAAGCACAGATTACTGAAAAGGCTCTAGGGACTGCTCTTCTGTTGACCTTTTCCCCAGGAGTACCAATGCCTTCAAAAGATGATTTAATTTCAACATTTTGTCGGTTCGGGCCCTTGAAGGAATCAGAGACACAGTTGTTAAAAGATCCTGGTTCTGCCCAGGTCGTATTCATGGAAAATGCTGATGCTGGGGAAGCGTTTCGGAGTTTAGAGAAGAACAACCCTTTTGGTGCAAACCTCGATAGTTACAAGCTGTTTCATCTTCCATCTGTGTCCAGGGTTTTAGAAACAGGCTGGTCTCTACCTACAAGTCTTTCCTCTCCAACTATGCCTGGAAAAGCACCTCGCCTTGACTTCATAAGGCAGAATCTTCAGATGATGACATCAATGCTAGAGACGTCGGGGGATAATCTTTCTCCAGAGATGAGAGCCAACCTAGAGTGTGAAATTAAATCCCTCCTGCAGAAGGTGAGCTCCATGACtggttcttcctcttcttag
- the LOC18776482 gene encoding dof zinc finger protein DOF5.6, translating into MGHNSLQVCMDSSDWLQGTMHEDSPMDSSSPLSGDMLTCSRPLIERRLRPQHDQALKCPRCDSTHTKFCYYNNYSLSQPRYFCKTCRRYWTKGGTLRNIPVGGGCRKNKKVASKKPNEPHNPLMNQNAGSSSSSVSHNPTDLHLSFPDQMQFSHLNGLMLGSNNNPSFMDSRYNGMLESNNNNNPRPIDFMESKLEAIVGNARNYDFMGNGADLGMMGGLANNMGGESSFHHGLCSPFGMSSFDGQNGNFMDTCQRLMLPYDHQASHDQDHHQNGMDVKPNTKLLSLEWQDQGCSDHGKESFGYLNGLGSWTNVMNNYGPSTTNPLV; encoded by the exons ATGGGCCATAACTCTCTGCAAGTTTGCATGGATTCATCTGACTGGTTACAG GGAACGATGCACGAGGACTCTCCCATGGACTCTTCCTCACCATTATCTGGGGACATGTTAACCTGCTCACGGCCCTTGATAGAGAGAAGGCTGAGGCCCCAGCATGACCAAGCCCTCAAGTGCCCTAGATGTGACTCTACCCACACCAAGTTCTGCTACTACAACAACTACAGCCTCTCTCAGCCTAGGTACTTTTGCAAGACCTGCAGAAGGTACTGGACCAAAGGAGGCACCCTCAGGAACATTCCTGTGGGTGGTGGCTGCagaaagaacaagaaagtTGCTTCCAAGAAACCCAATGAGCCTCATAATCCATTGATGAACCAGAATGCTGgctcatcatcctcatcagtTTCTCACAACCCAACTGATCTCCACCTTTCATTTCCTGATCAGATGCAATTTTCACACCTCAATGGCTTGATGCTTGGGAGTAATAATAACCCTAGTTTCATGGACAGCAGGTACAATGGTATGCTTGAGAgtaataacaacaacaacccaAGGCCTATTGATTTCATGGAGAGCAAATTGGAAGCCATAGTTGGGAATGCTAGGAATTATGACTTTATGGGGAATGGTGCTGATTTGGGAATGATGGGTGGGCTTGCAAATAATATGGGTGGTGAGTCAAGTTTTCATCATGGCCTTTGCTCTCCATTTGGGATGTCATCATTTGATGGGCAGAACGGTAATTTCATGGACACTTGCCAGAGGTTGATGTTACCATATGATCACCAAGCAAGTCATGATCAGGATCATCACCAAAATGGAATGGATGTGAAGCCAAACACTAAGCTCTTGTCCCTTGAGTGGCAAGACCAAGGCTGCTCTGACCATGgaaaggagtcatttgggtaCCTCAATGGTCTAGGATCATGGACCAATGTCATGAACAATTATGGCCCCTCCACCACAAACCCATTAGTCTAA